A window of Eucalyptus grandis isolate ANBG69807.140 chromosome 4, ASM1654582v1, whole genome shotgun sequence genomic DNA:
CTTACTGAGAAATTCCAACAACCAGCACATAAATTTTCAGGATATTAAAGTGCAGTATTTAAGAGCTTACGTGAGTGATTTCCCATGAAAGACAATTGGCGGAGCAATAGCAGCAAATATGCAAAAGCCAACATGTAGCTGTGTGGACAAGACCAAAGACGTAAAAACCATAAGTAACTTAACACAAAAGCGGTACCATACGCTGTCAACCttagatttcaattttcaaatcacAAATCCTTCACAAGTTGAACTAACAAAACAGAAAGCTTAccaaatagaaaaggaagaaccaACTAAAGTTCAATGCACTGTCAGTCCTGTAGatacaaaatgtttaatgtGCTAAGATGAAATGATATaaaactaatatgcaatggAAACTCCACAAAACCCATATGTCTACCCAAGTCTGACCTCATTGCACGGTATAGGGGCCTGTACCACAATACATAGGACAGTGGGCATCCCATCAACGCATAGATTATCgcaaggaaaaatattttgacaCCTGCAGATCTCATGAGAAATACCAAATCAGACCTCATCCCTAAATCTATACCCAAAaccttcatattaaaaacatcaTTAAGAAAAGTCAAACGAAAAAAAGCTTACCCCCGCCCCTAATCCAACATACGGTCACTGCAAGGACATTGAAAGTAAGGCAAAGAACTATACCTGCAAGGCATGTCAAAATGATTCAAAGATGCTTAGTGCTGTAGGAAATGTCCATTCCAGAGGAGTTTCTTACAATATGACAGCTCTTGCTTAAAGTAGTGACATTTAAAATCAGGAATTGATTCAGTAGGCATACCTAACCAACTTGCAAAAGCCAGATATTGAAGCCGTTGCGCATGGACAGGTATCTCATTTGCTATATCGTGATGTATAATTGGAAAGCAGGGGGGCCAGTTCTTATCATCCAATGGGACATTAGCTGATACATTGTGACAAGTGAGTAACCCACATGACATCACTGACTGTTCTAATGGAAAAGGCTCATAAATCGAGATTATTTGAATCTGACAGAATTGCAATCATAACAAGGATACCTTTAGAAACAGCATCTTCTCTCCGCTTTATTTCCTGCAGAAGATGAGAATtaatagttaattgcataattgaaaatgttatatttgattaatttggCTAAGGGAAAAATGGCGGAACGAATAGCTaaccctctctcttcttttcagaTCTGCTTCCCATGAAGCTAATTCTTTCACTTTTTCCTTGGAATCCTGTAAATGTAACCAGGGATTGTAATTTCGAGCTTCCGAGAAGTATCATTGAAAGAACATAAAACAGAGACAGAAAAAACACAAAGAGGAAGTGCTCTACATTCATTGTATCCAGAGGTATATCCACTGTTGCATCATGCTTCTGACCAAAGCCAAGGGGTTCAGATGCAAGCGGAGGAAGGCGGGACTTTGATGCTGGAGCAGTACCCTTCTGTAAAATTCCCAGATGAGCATCAAATGGATAGATAGGGCGATATAAGAATGTTGAAAAGGCCAAATAATACAGTTTATGCAGCTATACTCAATATGCAAGCCCAAAATTTATGAGCTCAATTCAGGAGGTAATGCCAATTTAGGTGACTGGGCTACCGATAGACAATAGCAGCAGTCCTCATTTATCCAATTCACAGcacaacttcaaaaattacaaagatCAAAGTACTAAGGACTTCATTCTACTGCTAAAACCCCAATACTGCACTCAGAAGTAAGCATTCAGAAAGTGACACCCCTAATTTGTGCATTTCAAGTGCAATGTCTCAGTATTGGCGATGATCTGAAATTGACTGACCTAGAATCTGTAAGATGAAGAACCTTGTTCCAACTAGAATCATGCACATGAATGAATGGCAACCAAATTAGAGCCACACATTCAATCTCATTTTATGTATAGTAGGTTGTGCCGGGTAAGTATGCCACCCACTAAAGTATTTCTGCCAGCTATTACAATACAACACAAGCAGGCCCAGTCCAGCCAGGCCCAACACAGAAAGGGTGGCCCTGGAACGCTAGGGGGGCAAtccttcaatgatgaaaatataatttgaaaGTCAGATACAACATAGTACCATCACAATTAACTCAAAACCACAATGACCTCACATATTTTGACCAGTCTTTTGTCAAAATCAAACTATTACAACATTCTACTGACACGAAATCTCATAAACTATCAACAGGAACACAATGACATCACACGGTCGCTCCCAAGCACTGCCCACTGCTGAAGCCCTAATGAGCCATGTCTAGGCTGCATTGTGCCTGACCTTCTTGTCTAAACTCATGGGGAGAActactccatttttttttttttaaagattttcattacagggctcctttttttttatttcagcaCGTTCATATCATATCAAATAGATAAGAGACAGGATAAAACAATCCATTTATTATGGACAGAGGTAACAGTTGGTTCTAGTGTCCTGAACTCCCCATCTTTTTACTAAATTGAACTTGTTCATTATTctcgaataaataaatattggttACATTCACATTCGATATTCAAGTGCCATTCGAGTGCGTCATGTCTTCCAGCCATCTCTATGCTTCAGTTTGGTTGCATGACCTAAGCTCATACCAAAATAATTAGAGGCAAAGTCCTATCTTTTGATAACTTTATCTCGTACTCTTATTCCTACATTATTTAACCTGTGACTTGCACCAACATTTCTAAGTTTGCTGGAGACAAGAAACTTCTCTCATGACCCATACTCTTTTACCGACACTAAAAGTTGTGGAAACTTTTGAAATTGGCCGGGTTAGCAGAATGTAATAGCAGCAGATATATGATCAATATTAGGGTTTGCTGAGCTTAAAAGATCGGAATTTTCTAATCCCTCACGAGAAAGTAAATCGGTCGGTGCTACTTTTCCCATTCTTATAACTCTTATGAAGTTTCaaaatgcgttttttttttttttctatctggTTACAATTGTATCGTATCCTCACGCTTCACATGCATTATGCATATATGCTGGTCAATCTTTAAAGGGGACAAAAAGATCATTTTACAGATTTAACTATCCTGCGTTCTTATGCAACCAATTTCTTCCATTGACTTGCTTTGACAAATGAGTTCCCCAGTGATGACAGCAATTGAAAAGTCTGTCTTGGCAATAAGATGCCACAGAGGCAATGGTGCTCAAAACGCAAAATTGGTTTTTCAAAATCCCAAAAAAGGAAGAGCTAGGAAACTCCAAACAGAAGTTTCCGAAACCTACTACGTACAAGGACTTGAAAAGCAGCTAAACGAGATCTTCATGGAAAAGTAAAACGCGCTTCCCACCGAGCTCATAGGCCCCGCCAAGGGAAAGAACTTGTGGTTGAGAGAGCTTATTCTCACGCTCCAAGGTACGATAATAGACGTACTCTATATTCCCGTGGAAACTTAGctttaacaaataaatatttaGCAAAACCGGGTGCGAAAGTAAGGACAAACACCTCGAGAGTATTCCTGCAACACTCTCGGTGAGCCCCTGGTCTACGGAGGTCGCAGCATCAGTTCGGATAACCGAATTCAGCTGCAGCCAAGTAATCGAATCTACGCCCGACATGGCGAGAGGACGACAATGCCGGCCTCGAATATAAAATTACCGCGAAATCCGACCACGATCCGGGGGACTACAGCAACAGCAGGGACCAGatctataaataaattataaaaaaaaaaaaaaaaaacaaacaaacagagCAGCGACCGACACGCGCCCCTCCCCACGGGAGCAGCGGAATTCCGGCTTCGGCGTCGAGCCATTCCGCGCGCCACGGAGGCCGACCGCACAGGGCGAAGCGGAGGTCGATTCGATCGGCGAGAGGGAAAAAAAGCAGCGACCGAAGCCGCAGATctgcgagtgagagagagagagagagagacgggggCGGCCAACTCACCGAGAAGGGATTGACCTCTTCTTCCTCGTCGAAGGGGTTGGGATCGTGGTGGCGATTCATTGTAGCGCCGGAAAGCTCGTCCCCTTCGCACGCgcacagagacagagagagagagagagagagaagagagagtgaATTTGAACCGAAAAGAGAAACGATGTGCTGTCGAAGCAGAGTGTTTGGGGGAAAGTCCCACTCCCCCCGTCCTTATCTCACTCCCTCTCTTCTAGAGACTGGCTTAGGTGCTACGCGGGACATCGCCGAAAAATGAAATCGCTTTTCTCTTCGCCCCCGGAGTGCCCCCGTATTTACCCATCTTGCCATTGCTTCGGGACCCACGTGGGCTGTAGGCGTTCGTTCAAATGGAATTTCGGAAAACGTGTGAGCGGGAGAAGTCTCGCGCGGGGCTTTTTGTCGGGTGTGCTGGAATCTCGTTGGCGGAGAACGTTGGTTACCGTGGGATGCGCCGCTCCTGATCGCGGCTCTCTGGGTGGTTGCGTGATGCGATGCGTGACGCGCTCTCGGAGGAGGCGGTGGGATGGGGACATATCTT
This region includes:
- the LOC104442382 gene encoding secretory carrier-associated membrane protein 4 isoform X1 encodes the protein MNRHHDPNPFDEEEEVNPFSKGTAPASKSRLPPLASEPLGFGQKHDATVDIPLDTMNDSKEKVKELASWEADLKRREREIKRREDAVSKANVPLDDKNWPPCFPIIHHDIANEIPVHAQRLQYLAFASWLGIVLCLTFNVLAVTVCWIRGGGVKIFFLAIIYALMGCPLSYVLWYRPLYRAMRTDSALNFSWFFLFYLLHVGFCIFAAIAPPIVFHGKSLTGILAAIDVFSDHVLVGIFYLVGFALFCLESLLSMWVLQKTYMYFRGHK
- the LOC104442382 gene encoding secretory carrier-associated membrane protein 4 isoform X2 produces the protein MNRHHDPNPFDEEEEVNPFSGTAPASKSRLPPLASEPLGFGQKHDATVDIPLDTMNDSKEKVKELASWEADLKRREREIKRREDAVSKANVPLDDKNWPPCFPIIHHDIANEIPVHAQRLQYLAFASWLGIVLCLTFNVLAVTVCWIRGGGVKIFFLAIIYALMGCPLSYVLWYRPLYRAMRTDSALNFSWFFLFYLLHVGFCIFAAIAPPIVFHGKSLTGILAAIDVFSDHVLVGIFYLVGFALFCLESLLSMWVLQKTYMYFRGHK